CGAGGGCGGCACCTTCTGCAACATCTGCAACCCGTTCCTGTACTCCACCCAGGTCATGACCAACCCGGAACTGCGCGCCAAGAACCAGGACCTCAACGACCTGTACAACGACATCCAGAACGACACGCTGCCGGCGGTTTCCATCGCCAAGCCGGACGGCATCCTCGATGGCCATCCGGCCTCGTCGAAGCTGGACCTGTTCGAAGGCTACGTGCGCAAGATCGTCGAAATGGCCGAAGCCAACCCGAAGGTGTGGGACGACACCGTGATCATGGTGACCTTCGATGAAGGCGGTGGCTACTACGACTCCGGCTACATCCAGCCGATCGACTTCTTCGGCGACGGCACGCGTATCCCGCTGCTGGTGGTGTCGAAGTACTCGGTCGGTGGCAAGGTCGTGCACACGTACTACGACCACGTCTCGTTCGACAAATTCGTCGAGGCCAACTGGAACCTGAAGGACCAGATCTCCAACCGCAGCCGCGACAACCTGCCTAACCCGGTGTCGTTCAAGGAGAACCCGTATGTACCGGTGAACGCACCGGCCATCGGCAACCTCATGGACATGTTCAACTTCACCCGAAAGGATGTCCACGACACCGCCGCGATCGCTGACTGATCGCTCAGGGTTTGTTCGATACCGACCCTGCCCGCGAAAGCGGGCAGGGTTTTCGTGTTTACAAGGAGTCCGATGATGATGAAGCTTCCCCTACCCAGACGGCGAGTCGGAACAATGGCCCTGACCGCACTGGCCGCTGCCGCTGCGTGCGCCCTTGCCGTGACGGCGGTCACGCCGGTCCACGCCGATCCCGGCGACTTCGGTGCCATGCCCGGGCTGTGGCGGGTCAAGGTGCAGCACATGGTCAACGGCAAGGCCGGTGCACCCGAGGTGCAGTGGCATTGCGTGGATGAAGGTGCCGATCCCTGGACCACGTTCGCCGCATGGACCCCGGCGGAGGGCGAGTGCACTGCCACGAACCAGCAACGCCGCAGTACCTCGCTGGCGTGGAAGCTCACCTGCAAGGGGAGCCCGGCGGCTTCGGCGCATGTGGATTTTGACAACGCCAAGCACTACACAGGCAGCGTCATGGTCGAAGGCCGTGGCGAGGTGACGCACGTGGAAGGTGACCGTTACGCCGCCTGCACCAGTCCGGAGGATTGACGCAGCGGCGGCAGCCACGACGCCAGTGTGTCGTGAGACCGATTCCGGGCTGCGTTGCCGTAGCGTGCGCTTTCAGCGATCTCGATCCCACTGGCACAGGTGCAACAGAACGCCGCTTGGATCATGCACGAATACGACACTGGCACCGTAATCCTGCATCGCGGGCGGTTGCACCCGCGCATCCGGAAAGGCTCCTTCATCCAGTACCGAGGCCACGTGCGCGTACCAGGCTTGCGCGTCGTCCACCGTCACATGGAGCATGCTGTTCTCGGCGAACGCCTTGACGTAGTAATCCTGGATGTAGAAATGCTGCTCGTCGGCCAGGCGTACCAGCGCAAGGCCGGGGCCGACATCGAAGGTTTCCCAGCCGAGGGCGGCGTAGAATCGTTTGCACGCTTCGAAGTCTTTGGCTGGTATGAACGGCCGTAAGTCAGTGGCTTTCGAATAAGTCATAGTCGATGTCTCATGCTATCGCTGCCGTTCGATTGCCAGAAATTAGCTGGGCGCTCACCTTCGGATCCACGCATCGCACCTCAGAACATCAGGTCGTCATAATCCATCTCAGCCAACTCCTTCCTGATCTCCTTCAACCAGGACTTCAGCCGTGACGGATCATCGAAGAGGCGAAGGTCCTTTTCGAAAACGCGGATATCCTGACGCATGCCGGTCATCTGCGCGGCAAGGCTGCGCTTGACGGTCTTGGGTGACACGGACCTGGTGGGTGCCATGCCGCTGCGCATCAGGAAACCCATCTGCACGTCCACCAGTTCCTCGTCGAGCTGGTGGAGTTGTTCCTTGAGGATGGTGTTCCACCGCTTGAGCCTTTCCTCGCTGACATTGTCGAGCGACGACTGATCGATGTGTTCCAGCTCCAGCTGCAATTCCAGCAGGTCCAGCAAGCTCTTCTTGCCGTAGGCCACGTTGACCTTCTGCATCAGCGCGGCCTTGCGCTCCCGTTCCACCGGGTCGGCCTCGCGATCGGGGTGCAGCGCACTGGCGAGCTTGCGGTAAACCTCGCGGATCGACAGATTGACCTCGTCCTGCTCGGTGCGCGCGCGTTCGGCGGCAGCACTCTGCTTCGGTGTCTTCTTTCGCTTGGCGTGGTACTCGTCGCGGGCCTGCTGATGCTCGCGTTCGCGTTCGTCTTTCCCGTCCAGCTTCTCTTGCACATGCCGCATGACGTCTTCGGGCGAACTCATGTCGACCTCGTCGCCTATCTCGACCCCGAACATCGCGGACATGCTTTCGCGAATGTCGTTCAACGTGGCGGCCTCTACCTCCGGATCCACGGGGTCGTATCGACGAAGAATTTCTTCGACGACCGGATCGTCGATGCTGCGCGCCAGTTCGTCGGCGACACGCAGCAGCAGATCGGCGATCGTCTGGCGCTCGGTCTTGGTCAGGCCCTTGCGACCGTGCAGCTGATCGAGTCGGGTGACCAGCTCGATGCGTACGGCGTTGTACTGCTGCAGGAGCGGCACGAACTCGTTGTTGTACTTCCGCTGGAACTCGGTGTCGAACGTGGCCCATTCGGCCAGCGCCTCGCGACGCTTGCCGATCCGCTCGACCAGCGTATTGAAGGCTTTCTGGCCTTTCGAAAGCGGGCGCGCAGGGCCGTCGGTCGGCGTGCCGATCGGGGTGAGGGTACGCTTTACCATGGAGGAGCTCCGACGAAGTACGAAAGGTGCGCGGCTAGTCTAATCGACGCGGCATGACGGGGCCTGTCGGCAGCGGCCTAATCCACCCGCGTCGGCTTCCCCTCCGGCCCCAGCCACCGCTGCGCACGTCGTATCCACGCACCCAGCAAGTCCGGATGCCAGACGAAGGTAGCCACGCTTTCCGCCGGCAAGGTGTATGCGAACTGGTTGCGCCCCTGCGCCACCGTCAGCTGCTGCGCCTCGGTCTTGATGTTCACGGCCACCAGCACGATCGATCCATCGACCGGATTGGCGAACGCGACATTGGCGATGCCCATGCTCGCATCCGTATCGTTCGACTTGATGCGTACGGCACCGGGCGTGACGAACCGACTGAAATGGGCCAGTGCGTAATATTCGTCGTTGCGGGTGACCTCGCCCGTCTGCGAATCGATGGTGACGACACCCTTGCATACGGCGCATCCGCCGAAGTGGGGGCCGTGGTCCTCGTCCAGTGCCAGGTTCCAGTAGATGACGCCACGCGCCCATTGTCGCGTGCCGGTGACCAGCAGGTTGCGCGTGAACCACAGCAGTTCGCCATTCATGCTCAGCGCCCAGTCGCCGCCGGAGCACTCGGTGATGTAGGCGTCCTTGTCCGGATGCGCGCGATGCACGGTGCCCTGGGCGTGCTGGCTGCCTTCGTAGCAATGCCAGGCGACGCCGTCGACATAACGGGCCACGTCGGGATTCGACAGTACGCCCAGCGGTTCCTCCGGGTGGCTCCAGTTGTGGTCCCAGTCGAGAATGCGCGTGCGCGGTGTCCGTCCGGCGAGCTTCGGCCCGAGATACTGGCCGATGATGCGGGCACGCGTGGCGGCATCCATCGGCATGCCAGGATAGGTCATGGGCGAGAAGTGCGGCTCGTTCTGTAACGTGAGCGCGAAGACGGGAATGCCGAAGTGACGGTACACATCGAGGTACCTGATCAGGTAATCGGCATACACGCTCTCGTACTGTTCCAGCAGCTCGCCGCCGATCAGGTTGCCCTCGGACTTCATCCATGCGGGCGCGCTCCAGGGCGAGGCCACGATCAGCAGGCCGGGCTGCAGGGCAAGCGCTTCCTGCACGGTCGGGATCACTTCCGGCAGGTTCTCGGCTACGTTGAAGTGCTTCAGCTCCGGATCGGTCTCACCGAAGGGAATATCGTCCAGCGTGTAGAAGTGCCGCGAGAAATCGGAGGCGCCGATGGTCAGGCGCATCATGTTGAAGTCGAGGCCGGGCGGCGGTCCGAACAGCTCGCGTATCAACGCGTGGCGTTGCCTTGGATTCAACCGGTGTCGCAGCAGCCAGGCGGAAGCATCGGTCATCGCGGCACCGAACCCGGTCATGCTCTGGTACGAGGTGTCCGCGTCGATCACGATGTCGGCGGATGTCCCGTCGCGCGCACTCATGGCGACAGCGTTCTGTGGAGACAGCTTGAGCCGACGATCCGCCGTGCTCAGCCACACATCCACCGATGGCATGATCGGCTTCACCGCCGGCTTGGCCGTCCGTGCAGGCGACGACTGCCGCGCCTGTGGCACGACCAGCACCGTGATGGACAACACCACGAGCAACATCAATGCGCCCGCTATCGCGCGGTGGGATACGCGCCGCGCTTCATCCATGAAGGACACACCCGCGCAACGTCACGTGGCGGCTCGCCCGTTCATCGCCCGCCGTGCCTCGATCCGCTCGCGAATGCGTTGCGTATCCGCTGCCGACACCGCGTTGTAGACGATCACGTGCAGGTCCGGACGGCCGTCCACGGCGAACGCCGAATATTCCAGGTCCAGCACGCCAAGGTCCGCATGATGGATCCGCTTGATGCCATCGCCGTGTGCGCGCACATCGTTGTCGAGCCACATCGCTTCGAATTCCGGGCTGATCCGGGCCAGGTCGTCCACGAACTGGCCGATCTCCGCCGTGGCGCCGGCACGGGCGACATCCGCGCGAAACGCGCCCACGACGAACCGCGCCACCTTTTCCCAATCGTCCTGGTGCTCGCGCACGCGGGCATTGGCGAACATGAGGTGGAGGATGTTGCGCTCGGCCGGCGGCAGTAGGCCGTAGTCGGTGAACACCGCGGCAGCGGCCTCGTTCCAGGCCACGACATCCCACAGCGCGGTGCGCACGAAGGCCGGGCTGCTGCCCAGGGCATCCAGCACCCGCTGCAGGCGTGGCGTCACGCCGTCGTAGGATCGGTAACGCACCTCGGGCAGGCGCCCCAGCGCCAGCATGAACAGGTGCTCGCGCTCCGGCTCGGTCAGCAGCAGGCCGGCGGCGATGCGGTTGAGCACCTCGGCCGAGGGTGCGCCACCCCTGCCCTGTTCCAGCCAGGTGTACCAGGTGGGGCTGATGTTGGCGCGCTGCGCGACTTCCTCCCGGCGCAGGCCCTTGGTGCGGCGCCGGCCGCCGACGAAGCCGAAGCTCACCGGATCGAGCCGCGTGCGGCGATCACGCAGGAAGGTGCCCAGCGGATTGTCGAGGTGGTCGGACATGGCGAGCCTGTTGGTTTCTATACCACGATAACGTCACTACTTTACCCGTATGCGGGCCGGGACCATCGTACCCCGACACCCCCAGCAGAGGCATCCCATGCGTATCTTCCTTACCGGCGCCACCGGCTTCATCGGCTCGCGCATCGTTCCCGAACTGCTCGCGGCCGGGCACCAGGTGCTGGGCATGACCCGCTCCGACGCCGGTGCCGAGGCCCTGCGGGCGGCGGGCGCCGAGGTCCACCACGGCCTGCTGGAAGACCTGGACAGCCTGCGTGCCGGCGCAGCGCAGGCCGATGCCGTGATCCACACCGCGTTCGATCACGACTTCAGCCGGTTCGTCGCCAACTGCGAGAAGGACCGGCAGGTGATCAAGGCGCTGGGCTCGGCCCTGGTCGGCACGCGGCGCCCGCTGCTGATCACCTCGGGTACCGGCATCGGCAGCCGTGGACCCGGCCGGCTGGCCACCGAGGATGTCTTCGACGCCGCGCATCCCAACCCACGCATCGCATCGGAGATGGCCGGCAACGAACTGCTGGCCGAAGGCGTGGCCGTGGCGGTCGTGCGGCTGCCGCAGGTACACGATACGGTGAGGCAAGGCCTCATCAGCCCGTTGCTGGACGTGGTGCGCGAGAAGCGCGTCTCGGCTTACGTGGGCGATGGCCAGAACCGCTGGCCCGCAGCGCATGTGCTCGACGTGGCACGGCTATACCGGCTGGCGATCGAACGCTGCACACCGGGGGCGCGCTACAACGCGGTGGCGGAGGAAGGCATCCCCGCGCGCGATATCGCGCAGGTGCTGGGCGAAGGCATGGGTGTGCCGGTGGCATCGATCGATGCCGACAAGGCGGCCGATCATTTCGGTTGGCTGGGTATGTTCGTCGGCCTGGACATGGCCGCGTCCAGCGAGTGGACCCGCAAGGCGCTGGACTGGTACCCCACCGGCCCCACGCTGCTGGAAGACCTCAGGCGCATGGATTACTCCAGCCGCGCCTGAGTCGGGAGAAGCGCGGCGTTACTTCTGGTTGCGCTTCTTTTCGTCCTTGACCGCTTTCTTTTCCTTCATGGTCTTGGCGGGCTTCTTCTTCTCGCCCTTCTTCGAATCCAGTCCCTTGCTCACGGCGTCTCCTCGATAGGTGCTTCGGCGGATCGCCGTCGCTGGGTGGACCGCGCGCACGCGTGGTCCACCCAGCGAAGATTACGCCTTATTGCGTACGCACGGGGCGCGCGACCCCATGATTTACACGCTGCCGAACAGGCCCCGTGCATAGTCGTACTCCGCCAGCATCTCGTCGAAGCTCAGCGCCCGGTTCCATACCGCGGCGTAGCGGGTCAGCACCGCACCCTGCCCCGCGGCGTCGCCGCCGTCCTTCCATGCGTTGATCAGCACCTTGCCGTTGAGCGGCCGCGCCGGCAGGCCGGGATAGCCCTGCTCGCGTGGCTGGTCTTCATAGGCGGGGCAGAGGAAGCGCACGGTGCCGGCCACCGCATCCACCGACACGATGGCGAAACGCGGCTTGTAACGCGTGTCGGTGGATTGGCCAGGGCCCGTGGTCACGGCTTTCTCACTACCGGTGAGCGCCAGCCGGAAGCTGGTCAGTTCCGCGTCGGAGGCGCCCAGCGTGTACGAGTGCTGCAGGGCCAGGCCCGCCATGCGCGGGCTGAATCCCTGGAAGGTGCTGATCGCACGCCCCGCGTTGCTGCCGGGGCCGACACCGTAGGGACTGCAGAACACTGCCGCGAACGTCATGCTGGCGGTTTCGTCGATGTCGGTCTGGAAGCCCTGCGTGCCGTTGGCCGACTGCGTGCCCGACGCGGTGAAGCTGGGCCGTCCGATCAGCGTGAGCGCCGCGCGGCCGCTGCCGGACCGGTCGACCACGTCGCTGCGCGCGTTGCCGTTGAAGTGCCACTCACCGGTGGGTTGCACACGCCTGACCCAGCCCAGCGCGACATCGGCGACCAGCGCATAGTTGTGCATGGGACGCGTCGTGCCGTTGCTGGCCACGTAGACGTCGGTGTCGCCAGCGCTGTCGCGGATGTTGGTGCGCGGCCCGCCGTTGCGCCCGGCGATGGACGCCGGCTCGGCGGGGTCGCCCCAGCCCAGCGAGATCTTGCTGGCGCTGGACGGCAGGTCCGTCTTCAGCGTGATCTGCAGGGTGTCTCGCGAGACCACGCGGACGGACGCGATCAGGTTGTTGTCGGTGGGACTGGCGGGCACGATGCGATTGTCGGCATCGCGCACGTCCAGTCCGTAGTTACGCGTGGGCGCGACCCAGCGCGTATCCAGCGTCAGCACGCCGGAGGGCACGTTGAAGGTCAGGTTGATGGTACGGGCGCTGACTCGTACCGCTGCCACGACGTCGAGCGCGGGATTGCGCAGCGCGATGCCGGCCGAGCGATCGAGGATCAGCTGGTACAGCGCACGCGCGAAGTAGCGCCCCTGCCACCGATGGCTTTCGTTGGTCAGGTGCAGCATGGGCTGATCGACAGCGGCTTCGTCGGCGTAGTCGAACAGGTACTGCGGATTCACCATGCGCAGGTACGCGCTGGCCAGGGACGCATCGCGTTGCGCCAGCGCGATGAACGGATTGCAGAACGCCAGGCTCATGGCACCGTAGCTGTTGTGGCTGCATACCTGGCCGATCAGCCACAGTGGTCGCCAGCTCTGCTCCGGCAGGTTCACCTGGCACAGCTTCTGCCAATGCGCGCGCTCCAGCGCGATCAGCTTGCTCTTGTAGGTGGCGCGCGTTTCCGAACGGCCCGTGGAATCCGCTTCGCCCTGTTGCCAGGTGGTGGCCAGCCAGGCGATGTTGCTGCCGTCGCGCTGGCCCTCTTCGCGCATCAGCCGCAGCATCGAGGTAAGCCGCAGCCGGCTGTTGTTCCAGCCCTGGTAGCCGTCGAGCTTGTCGTCGTCGAGGAAGCTGGCGAAGTAGCCGATCGGGCGACCGCCCTCGCCGCTGGTGAAGGCCGCATAGCGGCTGTACTGCGATGCCGCGGGCACGCCGGTAAGGGCGGCGGTGTAATCGACCAGGCCGTCCGCGCAGGCATTGGTGCCGACTTCGCCACCGGTACCGTGGCCGCCGTCGTATTCCACGAGCGGCGCCAGTCCGGTCATGGCGCTGGCGTCCGTGCCCGGACGCACGCCGCCGTTGAAGGTCACGTTGGCGTAGATCTGCTGCAAGGTCAGCGCGGGTCGTCCACCCGTGCCCACCGCGTTGGACTGGCCATGGAACATGATCAGTTCGCGGCGCGCGCGAAGGATGGTTTCCGACGCGGCAATGGCGTTCGCCGCGGGCAGCATGCCGCCGGTGACCACCGCGCCGGCGTTGGCCGTGCCGCCGAACAACCAGGACAGGCCGAGGCTACCGCCCACGCTGGCCAGGCCGACGCCACCCGCGGCGGAAACACCGACGCGAAGGAACTGCCGTCGGGCGATGTCCGGTTGGCCCGGTTCCGGCACGGCCGTGGCAGGACGCCACGGTCGCAGGTCAATGCCGCCGTCGGGGCGATGCAGGTTCAGGGAGACACGCTTGAAGATCCAGGACTGTTTCATGAGGCAACTCGTTGGCGCCCGTGCGCATGCCGGGCGTGAATAGAAAAGAGGAGCGCACGAACGAAACCTGCCGAACCACGTGTGGACGGACGACGCACGACGATGGCTTCGGAATGTGCAGTTACGATGTATCACGCGAACCGGGTTACGCGACCCGTCGTAATCGGCAAGGAGGCCATGCATCACTCCTTTTGTGAGCTGCGCCGCAAACCGGCGCGCGCTGCGCAAGCCCGCACGGATGCACGGGCATCACGCGTCACGGGCACTGCGTTGCGCAGGCCCGTGCGTCCATCGGTCACACCCTTGTCGTTATCGCGCGTGCAGCGCCGATGCGTCCGTCACGCCACCACGCGGTCGCATGGCGAGGCGAACCAGATAGATCACGATGAGCACGTTGGCGACGAGCACAGCAACCTTCAGCCAGCCGAAACGCACGATGCATTCGTAGATCTCCACGGGCACGAGCGAGCCGGTGGCGATGACGGTGAACCACTCGGCCCAGTGCTTGCGCATCCACAGGCCGATGCCTTCGGTGGCGAAGATGGCGGCATACACCAGCGCCACGATGCCCACCGCTTCGACCTTGGCCGGCCCCATCTGTTCGAGCAGGTGCACCAGGCTCCAGCGCAGGTCGTTGCTGTCGGTCAGCGGCAGGTGTTCCAGCCAGTGGACCAGGTGCCGGAAGCGGTCTTCCTGGTCGAGATGGAACGCGGCGCTGGCGATGATGATGAGACCGATCGTCTTGACCGCCTTGTAGACCGCGATGATGCGCAGGCCGGCAGGGTGGTGGTCGGGTGCGTGCGTGTCGTTCGGAAGATCGGTCGGCGTCATCGGCGAACTATAGATGGGCCAGGGCCGTGGCGTAATCCGCCGCGGGCATTATTTGCGCGGTTTCTTCCGCGCGCGCTTGCCGATGGTGGCCGGCTGCGGCGCGCCATCGGGTGTCGGGCCGCCGCGCTCGCCCACGCGCTCCATCCAGGCCAGGTCGTCGACATAGCCCAGGAAGTGCTGCAGGTAACCGGGTGACACGTCGCGCATCACGCCCAGGGCACGATGCACCAGGGCCGACGAATTCAGCGGGCCGGCGTTCTCGGGCACCGGCGCCAGCGACTGGCGCAGCTGGCTTTCGGTACGCACCCGCGACCACAGACGCTGGAAGTCGTCCAGCAGCGGCAGCTCCGGATACGACGAGGTGCCGCCGCGTTCGGCCGCGAGGGCGTCGACCAGCTGGCCGAGAGGGCCGCGAGGCACCGAGGGCGGCGGGGTGCTCACGGCGCGCCGGCGGCCGGCTTGGACGGCCGCGGCATCGGCGCGATCTCCACGCGGCGGTTCTTCGCCCGGCCTTCCTCACTGGTGTTCGCGCCCACCGGCTGCTCGGCTCCGAAGGCGGCGGCAAACACGGACGACGCCGGCACGCCCGCGGCGATCAGCGCGCGGGTGACCGTGAGCGATCGCTGGGCCGAGAGTTCCCAGTTGTCGACGAAGTGGCGGTTGCCGTCGTGCACGGGCTGGTCGTCGGTGAAGCCGCTGACCATCAGCACGTCGTCGCGCGTCTTCAGGTAATCGGTGAGCGGACCGGCCAGGCTTTTCATCACCTCCTGGCCCTCCGGTTGCAACTGGTCGGAATTGAGCGCGAACAGCACGCTGCCGCGGATGCCGATGCGGCCGTCCACCAGCGTGACCCTTCCCGCGGCGATCGGTGCGGCCAGGGCCTGCTCGAGCGTCTGCCGGCGCTGCTGCTCCACCTGTTTCTGCTTCACCGCTTCGTCGAGCTTGCTGGTGAGCTGCAACTGCATGCCGATGACGCCGACCAGGATCAGCACGAACGCGCCCAGCAGCACCGACAT
This DNA window, taken from Luteibacter sp. 9135, encodes the following:
- a CDS encoding SDR family oxidoreductase, with product MRIFLTGATGFIGSRIVPELLAAGHQVLGMTRSDAGAEALRAAGAEVHHGLLEDLDSLRAGAAQADAVIHTAFDHDFSRFVANCEKDRQVIKALGSALVGTRRPLLITSGTGIGSRGPGRLATEDVFDAAHPNPRIASEMAGNELLAEGVAVAVVRLPQVHDTVRQGLISPLLDVVREKRVSAYVGDGQNRWPAAHVLDVARLYRLAIERCTPGARYNAVAEEGIPARDIAQVLGEGMGVPVASIDADKAADHFGWLGMFVGLDMAASSEWTRKALDWYPTGPTLLEDLRRMDYSSRA
- a CDS encoding J domain-containing protein; translation: MVKRTLTPIGTPTDGPARPLSKGQKAFNTLVERIGKRREALAEWATFDTEFQRKYNNEFVPLLQQYNAVRIELVTRLDQLHGRKGLTKTERQTIADLLLRVADELARSIDDPVVEEILRRYDPVDPEVEAATLNDIRESMSAMFGVEIGDEVDMSSPEDVMRHVQEKLDGKDEREREHQQARDEYHAKRKKTPKQSAAAERARTEQDEVNLSIREVYRKLASALHPDREADPVERERKAALMQKVNVAYGKKSLLDLLELQLELEHIDQSSLDNVSEERLKRWNTILKEQLHQLDEELVDVQMGFLMRSGMAPTRSVSPKTVKRSLAAQMTGMRQDIRVFEKDLRLFDDPSRLKSWLKEIRKELAEMDYDDLMF
- a CDS encoding OmpA family protein, whose protein sequence is MSDDAELEGEAGTPIWAAFGDLMSVLLGAFVLILVGVIGMQLQLTSKLDEAVKQKQVEQQRRQTLEQALAAPIAAGRVTLVDGRIGIRGSVLFALNSDQLQPEGQEVMKSLAGPLTDYLKTRDDVLMVSGFTDDQPVHDGNRHFVDNWELSAQRSLTVTRALIAAGVPASSVFAAAFGAEQPVGANTSEEGRAKNRRVEIAPMPRPSKPAAGAP
- a CDS encoding DUF2127 domain-containing protein, with protein sequence MTPTDLPNDTHAPDHHPAGLRIIAVYKAVKTIGLIIIASAAFHLDQEDRFRHLVHWLEHLPLTDSNDLRWSLVHLLEQMGPAKVEAVGIVALVYAAIFATEGIGLWMRKHWAEWFTVIATGSLVPVEIYECIVRFGWLKVAVLVANVLIVIYLVRLAMRPRGGVTDASALHAR
- a CDS encoding glycoside hydrolase family 30 protein gives rise to the protein MDEARRVSHRAIAGALMLLVVLSITVLVVPQARQSSPARTAKPAVKPIMPSVDVWLSTADRRLKLSPQNAVAMSARDGTSADIVIDADTSYQSMTGFGAAMTDASAWLLRHRLNPRQRHALIRELFGPPPGLDFNMMRLTIGASDFSRHFYTLDDIPFGETDPELKHFNVAENLPEVIPTVQEALALQPGLLIVASPWSAPAWMKSEGNLIGGELLEQYESVYADYLIRYLDVYRHFGIPVFALTLQNEPHFSPMTYPGMPMDAATRARIIGQYLGPKLAGRTPRTRILDWDHNWSHPEEPLGVLSNPDVARYVDGVAWHCYEGSQHAQGTVHRAHPDKDAYITECSGGDWALSMNGELLWFTRNLLVTGTRQWARGVIYWNLALDEDHGPHFGGCAVCKGVVTIDSQTGEVTRNDEYYALAHFSRFVTPGAVRIKSNDTDASMGIANVAFANPVDGSIVLVAVNIKTEAQQLTVAQGRNQFAYTLPAESVATFVWHPDLLGAWIRRAQRWLGPEGKPTRVD
- a CDS encoding DUF3617 domain-containing protein, whose amino-acid sequence is MALTALAAAAACALAVTAVTPVHADPGDFGAMPGLWRVKVQHMVNGKAGAPEVQWHCVDEGADPWTTFAAWTPAEGECTATNQQRRSTSLAWKLTCKGSPAASAHVDFDNAKHYTGSVMVEGRGEVTHVEGDRYAACTSPED
- a CDS encoding DUF2894 domain-containing protein, which translates into the protein MSTPPPSVPRGPLGQLVDALAAERGGTSSYPELPLLDDFQRLWSRVRTESQLRQSLAPVPENAGPLNSSALVHRALGVMRDVSPGYLQHFLGYVDDLAWMERVGERGGPTPDGAPQPATIGKRARKKPRK
- a CDS encoding helix-turn-helix transcriptional regulator → MSDHLDNPLGTFLRDRRTRLDPVSFGFVGGRRRTKGLRREEVAQRANISPTWYTWLEQGRGGAPSAEVLNRIAAGLLLTEPEREHLFMLALGRLPEVRYRSYDGVTPRLQRVLDALGSSPAFVRTALWDVVAWNEAAAAVFTDYGLLPPAERNILHLMFANARVREHQDDWEKVARFVVGAFRADVARAGATAEIGQFVDDLARISPEFEAMWLDNDVRAHGDGIKRIHHADLGVLDLEYSAFAVDGRPDLHVIVYNAVSAADTQRIRERIEARRAMNGRAAT